A window of Candidatus Pantoea floridensis contains these coding sequences:
- a CDS encoding YdgH/BhsA/McbA-like domain containing protein, producing MKTKLAIAVLSLASVLSFGASAASLVSNEQAEQLQSLNQTISVSGVDGDQTNVRQELSQKADAQGASHYRIIENNRGDTFHVTAELYK from the coding sequence ATGAAAACCAAATTAGCTATCGCAGTACTAAGTCTGGCTTCTGTTCTGTCTTTCGGCGCAAGCGCCGCGAGCCTGGTCTCTAACGAGCAAGCTGAACAGCTGCAATCACTGAATCAAACCATCAGCGTGAGCGGTGTAGACGGCGACCAGACCAATGTACGTCAGGAACTGTCACAGAAAGCTGATGCTCAGGGTGCCAGCCATTACCGCATCATTGAGAACAATCGTGGTGATACCTTCCACGTCACTGCTGAACTGTACAAATAA
- the aaeA gene encoding p-hydroxybenzoic acid efflux pump subunit AaeA: MKALIRKIARYAITLLLVIIAIVIIFRAWVFYTESPWTRDAKFSADVVAISPDVTGIITDVPVHDNQLVKKGDTLFVVDRPRYQKALDEAQADVEYYQALVSEKRREASRRNQLGTSAMSREAIEQSNNDLQTSEHQLAKAVATRDLAVIDLDRTTIKAPSDGWVTNLNVYQGEFITRGSVAVALVQQHSFYVLAYMEETKLDGVRPGFRAQITPLGSNVVLRGTVDSIAAGVTNSSSTSDSKGMATIDSNLEWVRLAQRVPVRIRLDDQPGNRFPAGTTATVVITGAQDRETKVSPMAQLFNRLREFG, from the coding sequence GTGAAAGCGCTAATAAGAAAAATCGCGCGATACGCGATTACGCTCCTGCTGGTTATCATCGCTATCGTGATCATCTTCCGCGCATGGGTGTTCTACACCGAATCACCGTGGACGCGTGATGCTAAATTCTCCGCCGATGTCGTGGCGATCTCGCCTGACGTCACCGGCATCATTACTGACGTGCCGGTGCATGACAACCAACTGGTGAAAAAAGGCGACACGCTGTTTGTGGTGGATCGTCCACGCTACCAAAAAGCGCTGGATGAAGCCCAGGCAGATGTTGAATATTACCAGGCGCTGGTGAGTGAAAAACGTCGCGAAGCCAGCCGCCGTAATCAGTTGGGTACCAGCGCCATGTCGCGTGAAGCGATCGAGCAATCCAACAACGATCTGCAAACCAGCGAACATCAGCTGGCCAAAGCGGTGGCAACCCGCGATTTGGCGGTGATCGACCTCGATCGCACCACCATCAAAGCGCCATCTGATGGCTGGGTCACCAACCTCAATGTCTACCAGGGTGAGTTCATCACGCGCGGTTCCGTCGCTGTTGCGCTGGTACAGCAGCACTCCTTCTATGTGCTAGCGTACATGGAAGAGACCAAGCTGGATGGCGTGCGTCCGGGCTTCCGCGCGCAAATTACGCCGCTGGGCAGCAATGTCGTGTTGCGCGGCACCGTCGACAGTATTGCTGCGGGCGTTACCAACAGCAGCAGCACCAGCGACAGCAAAGGCATGGCGACCATCGACTCGAATCTGGAGTGGGTGCGCCTGGCGCAGCGTGTGCCGGTGCGCATTCGTCTTGACGATCAGCCGGGTAATCGCTTCCCAGCGGGGACCACCGCGACGGTGGTGATCACTGGCGCCCAGGATCGCGAAACCAAAGTCTCCCCGATGGCGCAGTTGTTCAATCGCCTGCGTGAGTTTGGTTAA
- the mdh gene encoding malate dehydrogenase: MKVAVLGAAGGIGQALALLLKTQLPAGSALSLYDIAPVTPGVAVDLSHIPTAVTVEGFSGEDATPALHGADVVLISAGVARKPGMDRADLFNVNAGIVRNLIEQVASTAPKALIGVITNPVNTTVAIAAEVLKKAGVYDKNRLFGVSTLDIIRANTFVAALKGKQPNEIEVPVVGGHSGVTILPLLSQVKGVSFSEQEVADLTKRIQNAGTEVVEAKAGGGSATLSMGQAAARFGLSLIRALQGEANVVECAYVEGDGEYARFFSQPLLLGKNGIVERRPLGTLSAFEQQALNGMLETLKKDIAQGEEFVK; this comes from the coding sequence ATGAAAGTTGCCGTTCTCGGTGCCGCTGGTGGTATTGGCCAGGCACTCGCACTACTGCTTAAAACGCAATTACCCGCAGGCTCAGCACTCTCACTTTATGATATCGCTCCGGTAACCCCGGGTGTCGCGGTGGATCTCAGCCATATTCCTACTGCCGTAACCGTTGAAGGGTTCAGCGGTGAAGATGCGACGCCAGCGCTGCACGGCGCTGACGTAGTACTGATCTCAGCCGGTGTGGCACGTAAACCGGGCATGGATCGCGCCGACCTGTTTAACGTTAACGCCGGTATCGTACGTAACCTGATTGAACAGGTTGCCAGCACCGCGCCTAAAGCGCTGATTGGCGTCATCACCAATCCAGTCAACACCACGGTGGCAATTGCGGCCGAAGTGCTGAAGAAAGCGGGCGTATATGACAAGAACCGCCTGTTTGGCGTTTCGACCCTTGATATTATCCGCGCCAATACCTTTGTGGCGGCGCTGAAAGGCAAGCAACCTAACGAGATTGAAGTGCCAGTGGTGGGCGGGCACTCGGGCGTGACCATTTTGCCGCTGCTGTCACAGGTGAAAGGCGTAAGCTTCAGCGAGCAGGAAGTCGCGGATCTCACCAAACGTATTCAGAATGCGGGCACCGAAGTGGTGGAAGCCAAAGCCGGTGGCGGATCGGCGACGCTGTCGATGGGGCAAGCGGCGGCACGTTTCGGTCTGTCGCTGATTCGCGCGCTGCAAGGCGAAGCCAATGTTGTGGAGTGCGCCTATGTAGAAGGCGATGGCGAATACGCCCGTTTCTTCTCACAGCCGCTGCTGCTGGGTAAAAACGGCATTGTTGAGCGTCGCCCGCTTGGCACGCTGAGTGCTTTCGAACAGCAAGCGCTCAACGGCATGCTGGAAACGCTGAAGAAAGATATCGCGCAGGGCGAAGAGTTTGTGAAGTGA
- the yhcN gene encoding peroxide/acid stress response protein YhcN, whose translation MNVKTTIATLSILSALSFGAFAADSINAEQAANLQPAGTISVSGVGGSPMDIRQQLNDKADQQGAKAYRVIEANTGDSYHATAELYK comes from the coding sequence ATGAACGTTAAAACTACTATCGCAACTTTAAGTATTCTCTCTGCTCTGTCATTTGGTGCTTTTGCAGCAGATTCTATCAACGCCGAACAGGCCGCGAATCTGCAACCCGCAGGCACCATCAGCGTCAGCGGCGTGGGCGGTTCTCCAATGGATATCCGTCAGCAGCTTAACGATAAAGCCGATCAGCAGGGCGCGAAAGCTTACCGCGTGATCGAGGCGAACACCGGTGACAGCTATCACGCTACCGCTGAATTGTACAAATAA
- the argR gene encoding transcriptional regulator ArgR, whose protein sequence is MRNPSKQDDLIKAFKALLKEEKFSSQGEIVQALQEDGFENINQSKVSRMLTKFGAVRTRNAKMEMVYCLPAELGVPTTTSPLKNLVLDIDYNDALVVIHTSPGAAQLIARLLDSLGKAEGILGTIAGDDTIFITPARTFSVKQLYDAILVLFEQEL, encoded by the coding sequence ATGCGAAACCCATCAAAACAAGACGACCTGATTAAGGCGTTCAAAGCCTTATTGAAGGAAGAGAAATTCAGCTCTCAGGGCGAAATCGTGCAGGCGCTGCAGGAAGACGGCTTCGAGAACATCAACCAGTCGAAAGTTTCTCGTATGCTCACCAAGTTCGGTGCAGTGCGTACTCGTAACGCCAAGATGGAAATGGTTTACTGTTTGCCCGCTGAGCTTGGTGTTCCTACTACCACCAGCCCGCTGAAAAATCTGGTGCTTGATATCGACTACAACGATGCGTTGGTGGTCATTCATACCAGCCCGGGCGCTGCGCAGCTGATTGCACGCCTGCTGGATTCGCTCGGCAAAGCCGAAGGCATCCTCGGTACCATCGCCGGTGATGACACCATCTTTATTACGCCCGCACGCACCTTCTCGGTAAAACAGTTGTACGACGCGATTCTGGTTTTATTCGAACAAGAGCTTTAA
- a CDS encoding barstar family protein, whose protein sequence is MRTERFDFDEIVDQAHFFRQFSDRFFLADLAINDLDDLWGAIIGEQLPLPLEIEFVNLGKGQKRRYGALILLFDEAEEELEGQLRFNVK, encoded by the coding sequence ATGAGAACCGAGCGTTTCGATTTCGACGAAATCGTCGATCAAGCCCATTTCTTCCGACAGTTTAGCGATCGTTTTTTTCTTGCCGATCTCGCCATCAACGATCTCGACGATCTTTGGGGCGCGATTATCGGTGAGCAGCTGCCGCTACCGCTGGAGATTGAGTTTGTAAATCTGGGGAAAGGGCAGAAACGCCGGTATGGCGCCTTGATTCTGCTATTTGATGAAGCAGAAGAGGAGCTGGAAGGCCAGCTCCGCTTCAATGTAAAGTAA
- the aaeB gene encoding p-hydroxybenzoic acid efflux pump subunit AaeB, with the protein MIEFLRFPVKLTFALVAALMIGFHFNLETPRWAVMTAGIVAGGTAFAAGGDPYSGALRYRGILRIIGTFIGCIAALTIMIATVRAPVVMLLICCMWAGMCVWLSSLIKVENSYALGLAGYTALIIVVTADASGGLTLAPQYAVERCSEIVIGILCAILADMLFSPRSIKKVIEQEVDALLVAHYKLLQMCVAHEDKEEVDKAWSALVRRTTALSGMRSQLMMESSRWKNASRRLQMLNTLSLTMITQAAETFLIQNSRPEYIPPHYRLLIEKEVSSVDDVHKRMKVMRRLIGVSSKAVPVTLASWVGAATEYLLLINGVKSNSRITTLEENILQREVVIQARSAETHHAMINGVRTFVATALGSLFWLYTGWTSGSGCMVMLAVITALAMRMPNPLLMAKDFLYGMTVAVPLGALYFVFILPATQQSALLLCIAIGALGFIGGIFVQRRQLGTLGALIGTLNVLVLDNPMKFEFNVFLDNVLGQVIGCFVAMMVILLIRDKSKARTGRKLLNRFMYAAVAALTTNQARRRENHLPALYQQLFLLLNLFPGDIDKYRIALTLIIGHQRLRNAEVPVNADLSAYHRQLRHTADSIISATSDDKRRYYFQRLLQELDVYQEKLQHYSAPINVTEPVKRLALMLDKYQNTLIQI; encoded by the coding sequence ATGATTGAGTTTTTGCGTTTCCCGGTGAAGCTGACCTTCGCGCTGGTTGCAGCGTTGATGATTGGCTTTCACTTCAATCTGGAAACGCCGCGTTGGGCGGTAATGACCGCCGGCATTGTGGCCGGCGGTACCGCTTTTGCTGCGGGGGGCGATCCCTACTCTGGCGCACTGCGCTATCGCGGCATCCTGCGCATCATCGGTACCTTCATTGGCTGTATCGCTGCGCTTACAATCATGATTGCCACGGTGCGTGCGCCGGTGGTCATGTTGCTGATCTGCTGCATGTGGGCGGGCATGTGCGTCTGGCTCTCGTCGCTGATCAAAGTTGAAAACTCTTACGCGCTCGGTCTTGCCGGTTACACCGCGCTGATCATTGTGGTTACCGCCGATGCCAGCGGTGGCTTAACATTGGCGCCGCAATATGCGGTTGAGCGCTGCAGTGAAATCGTCATCGGTATTTTGTGTGCCATTCTCGCCGACATGCTGTTCTCACCGCGATCGATCAAAAAAGTGATTGAGCAGGAAGTGGATGCGCTGCTAGTGGCGCACTACAAGCTATTGCAAATGTGCGTAGCGCATGAGGATAAAGAGGAAGTCGATAAAGCCTGGAGCGCGTTAGTGCGTCGCACCACGGCACTTAGCGGCATGCGAAGTCAGCTGATGATGGAATCTTCACGCTGGAAAAATGCCAGTCGCCGCCTGCAAATGCTCAACACCTTATCGCTGACGATGATCACTCAGGCCGCCGAAACCTTCCTGATTCAGAACTCGCGCCCGGAATACATTCCACCGCACTACCGTTTATTGATCGAAAAAGAGGTCAGTAGCGTCGACGATGTGCATAAGCGCATGAAGGTAATGCGGCGATTAATTGGCGTCAGCAGTAAAGCTGTCCCGGTGACGCTGGCGAGTTGGGTTGGCGCGGCGACGGAATATCTTTTACTGATCAATGGGGTAAAAAGTAACAGTCGCATCACCACCTTAGAAGAGAATATTCTGCAGCGTGAAGTGGTGATTCAGGCGCGTTCAGCTGAAACCCATCATGCAATGATCAACGGCGTGCGCACTTTTGTGGCGACCGCGCTGGGTTCACTGTTCTGGTTGTATACCGGCTGGACCTCGGGAAGTGGTTGTATGGTCATGCTGGCGGTGATTACCGCGCTAGCGATGCGCATGCCCAATCCGCTGCTGATGGCCAAAGACTTCCTCTACGGAATGACGGTAGCCGTGCCGCTTGGCGCGCTCTACTTCGTTTTTATTCTGCCCGCCACGCAGCAAAGTGCACTGCTGTTGTGTATTGCCATCGGCGCGCTGGGCTTTATCGGCGGCATCTTCGTGCAGCGTCGCCAGCTTGGTACGCTGGGTGCCCTGATTGGTACCCTGAATGTGCTGGTGCTGGATAACCCGATGAAGTTCGAGTTCAACGTGTTCCTCGATAACGTGCTGGGCCAGGTGATTGGCTGCTTTGTGGCGATGATGGTGATTTTACTGATTCGCGATAAATCCAAAGCGCGTACCGGACGTAAATTGCTGAACCGCTTTATGTATGCTGCCGTCGCGGCGCTGACGACTAATCAGGCGCGTCGCCGTGAAAATCATCTGCCGGCGCTGTATCAGCAACTGTTCTTGCTGCTCAATCTTTTCCCAGGCGATATCGATAAGTATCGCATTGCGCTGACGCTGATTATTGGGCATCAACGCCTGCGCAATGCGGAAGTGCCGGTGAATGCTGATCTGTCGGCCTATCATCGTCAGTTACGCCATACGGCGGATAGCATCATTTCAGCCACCAGCGATGATAAGCGCCGCTATTACTTCCAGCGTTTGCTGCAGGAGCTAGATGTTTACCAAGAGAAGCTGCAGCACTATTCTGCTCCCATCAACGTTACCGAACCGGTGAAGCGGTTGGCGCTGATGTTGGATAAGTATCAGAACACCTTAATACAAATCTGA
- a CDS encoding NAD-dependent succinate-semialdehyde dehydrogenase encodes MSTSLQQHELFKTGYFADGQWHNASATFEVTNPATGDVLAQVAKAGKQETEQAIAAAQLAFPAWRDKTAKARADILNRWYQLIIENKSWLGQLMTAEQGKPLKEAEGEVEYAASFIQWFAEQAKRANGEIIPPAKAGSRILATREPIGVVAAITPWNFPMAMLTRKLGPALAAGCTGIIKPANNTPLSAFALLALAQKAGVPDGVLNAVAGDTHAISDAIMASKVVRKISFTGSTAVGKTLMRNAAETMKKVSMELGGNAPYIVFDDADIDAAVQGAIANKFRNAGQVCVSVNRFYVHNAVYDRFVNQLAEAVGKLKVGNGVEEGVIVGPLIEKSALEKVEEHVKDALSKGGKLLVGGERHPLGGNFWQPTVITEAHEEMKLAQEETFGPVAACFRFDDEAEVIQRANNTEFGLAAYFYTQNLQRVFRVSAALEAGMIGINECAVSTELAPFGGVKESGLGREGSVLGMEEYLEVKALHLGGLA; translated from the coding sequence ATGTCCACCTCCCTGCAACAACATGAATTGTTCAAGACGGGCTATTTCGCCGATGGCCAATGGCACAACGCCAGCGCAACCTTTGAGGTCACTAATCCTGCCACCGGCGACGTTTTAGCGCAGGTAGCGAAAGCCGGTAAACAGGAAACCGAACAGGCGATTGCCGCCGCACAGCTTGCGTTTCCCGCCTGGCGCGATAAAACCGCTAAGGCGCGTGCCGACATCCTCAATCGCTGGTATCAGCTGATTATCGAAAACAAAAGCTGGCTGGGCCAGTTGATGACGGCCGAGCAGGGCAAACCGCTCAAAGAAGCCGAAGGCGAAGTGGAATACGCCGCCAGCTTTATTCAGTGGTTTGCCGAGCAGGCGAAACGCGCCAACGGCGAAATTATCCCGCCCGCTAAAGCGGGCTCGCGCATTCTGGCGACGCGCGAACCGATTGGCGTGGTGGCGGCCATCACGCCGTGGAATTTCCCGATGGCGATGCTGACGCGCAAACTTGGTCCTGCGCTGGCTGCTGGTTGTACTGGCATCATCAAACCTGCCAATAACACCCCGCTGAGCGCCTTTGCGCTGCTGGCGCTGGCGCAGAAAGCCGGGGTGCCGGATGGCGTGCTGAATGCGGTCGCGGGTGATACGCATGCGATCAGTGACGCCATTATGGCAAGCAAAGTGGTGCGTAAAATCTCCTTCACCGGTTCAACTGCCGTGGGGAAAACGCTGATGCGCAACGCTGCGGAAACCATGAAAAAAGTCTCAATGGAACTCGGCGGCAATGCGCCTTACATCGTGTTTGATGACGCTGATATTGATGCGGCGGTACAGGGCGCCATTGCCAATAAATTTCGTAATGCCGGGCAGGTATGCGTTAGCGTCAACCGCTTTTATGTGCATAACGCCGTCTACGATCGCTTCGTCAACCAGCTGGCAGAGGCCGTTGGCAAACTCAAAGTGGGTAACGGCGTGGAAGAGGGCGTTATTGTCGGGCCGCTGATTGAAAAATCAGCGCTGGAGAAAGTCGAGGAACACGTCAAAGACGCGTTGAGTAAAGGTGGCAAACTGCTGGTCGGCGGTGAACGCCATCCGCTTGGCGGCAATTTCTGGCAACCCACCGTTATCACTGAAGCCCATGAAGAGATGAAGCTGGCCCAGGAAGAGACGTTTGGCCCGGTGGCAGCATGCTTCCGTTTCGATGATGAAGCAGAGGTGATTCAACGCGCCAACAATACTGAATTTGGTCTGGCGGCTTATTTCTACACGCAGAATTTACAGCGCGTGTTCCGCGTATCGGCGGCGTTGGAGGCGGGCATGATCGGTATTAACGAATGTGCGGTCTCCACCGAGCTGGCACCGTTTGGCGGAGTGAAAGAGTCTGGGCTAGGACGTGAAGGTTCGGTGCTGGGGATGGAAGAGTATCTGGAAGTGAAAGCGCTGCATCTGGGTGGACTGGCTTAG
- the aaeX gene encoding p-hydroxybenzoic acid efflux pump operon protein AaeX, producing the protein MSVLPVFVVFGLSFPPIFVELLVSLALFWLVKRVLTPSGIYDLVWHPALFNTALYCCVFYLVSRLFV; encoded by the coding sequence ATGAGTGTGCTTCCGGTATTTGTCGTATTCGGGCTGTCTTTTCCGCCCATCTTCGTTGAACTCTTGGTTTCGCTGGCGCTGTTCTGGCTAGTGAAACGCGTGCTAACGCCGAGCGGGATCTACGATCTGGTTTGGCATCCAGCACTGTTTAACACAGCGTTGTATTGCTGTGTGTTTTACCTTGTATCCCGTTTATTCGTCTGA
- the yhcN gene encoding peroxide/acid stress response protein YhcN has translation MKIKTTIATASLLSLLAFGASAAQLVTEQQAQNLQPTGSTISISGTGGSPMDYRAELSQKADAQGASAYKVIEAKTGDSYHMTAELYK, from the coding sequence ATGAAAATCAAAACAACCATCGCAACTGCTAGCCTGCTTTCCCTGCTCGCCTTTGGTGCTTCTGCAGCACAACTGGTCACCGAACAACAGGCGCAGAATCTGCAACCTACCGGCAGCACTATTTCAATCAGCGGAACCGGCGGTTCGCCAATGGATTATCGCGCTGAGCTTTCTCAGAAAGCCGATGCGCAAGGCGCCAGCGCTTATAAAGTGATTGAAGCCAAAACCGGCGACAGCTATCACATGACCGCTGAGCTGTATAAGTAA